In Asanoa sp. WMMD1127, one genomic interval encodes:
- the glmU gene encoding bifunctional UDP-N-acetylglucosamine diphosphorylase/glucosamine-1-phosphate N-acetyltransferase GlmU: protein MTEVRTVVILAAGEGKRMKSALSKMLHPLLGRTLLGHVLTAAAPVGAERTLVVVGHAADQVEAHLAEVAPHATPVLQAEQHGTGHAVRIALEAAPDATGTVVVLNGDVPLLRGETVTALVEAHERAGAAATVLAAEVPDPKGLGRIVRDATGGLERIVEERDATPAEQAIREINAGIYAFDARLLRAALAKLTSDNDQGEEYLTDVFGLLAAAGEPVAVHVAAVAEETLGCNDRLELAGLRARLRDRVNADLMRSGVTILDPATTWIDVTATVERDAVIDQNTQLRGATRVGPGATVGPDTTLIDTVVEAGATVLRAHAVQAEIGPGASVGPYAYLRPGSRLADKAKVGTFVETKNSEIGAGSKVPHLSYVGDATIGEHSNIGAASVFVNYDGVEKHRTVIGSHARTGSDNMFVAPVEVGDGAYTGAGTVVRRDVPPGALSVSGGPQRIFEGWVESRRPGTAAAEAARRARDQLHESQDGHAAADAPGDTSSE, encoded by the coding sequence GTGACCGAAGTCCGCACCGTCGTCATCCTCGCCGCGGGCGAGGGAAAGCGGATGAAATCGGCACTGTCGAAGATGCTGCATCCGTTGCTGGGCCGCACGTTGCTGGGTCACGTGCTGACCGCGGCGGCGCCGGTCGGCGCCGAGCGCACGCTGGTCGTCGTCGGCCACGCCGCCGACCAGGTCGAGGCGCACCTCGCCGAGGTCGCGCCGCACGCGACGCCGGTGCTCCAGGCCGAGCAGCACGGCACCGGCCACGCGGTGCGGATCGCGCTCGAGGCGGCGCCCGACGCGACCGGCACGGTCGTGGTGCTCAACGGCGACGTGCCGCTGCTGCGCGGCGAGACGGTCACCGCGCTGGTCGAGGCGCACGAGCGGGCCGGCGCCGCGGCCACCGTGCTGGCGGCCGAGGTGCCCGACCCGAAGGGGCTCGGCCGCATCGTCCGCGATGCCACCGGCGGCCTCGAGCGGATCGTCGAGGAGCGCGACGCGACGCCCGCCGAGCAGGCGATCCGTGAGATCAACGCCGGCATCTACGCGTTCGACGCCCGCCTGCTGCGCGCCGCGCTGGCCAAGCTCACCAGCGACAACGACCAGGGCGAGGAATACCTGACCGACGTGTTCGGCCTGCTCGCCGCGGCCGGCGAGCCGGTGGCGGTGCACGTCGCGGCGGTCGCCGAGGAGACGCTCGGCTGCAACGACCGGCTCGAGCTCGCCGGGCTGCGGGCCCGGCTGCGAGACCGGGTCAACGCCGACCTGATGCGCTCCGGCGTCACCATCCTCGACCCGGCCACGACCTGGATCGACGTCACCGCCACGGTCGAGCGCGACGCGGTGATCGACCAGAACACCCAGCTCCGCGGCGCGACCCGGGTCGGCCCCGGCGCCACCGTCGGCCCCGACACGACGCTGATCGACACGGTCGTCGAGGCCGGCGCCACGGTGCTGCGGGCCCACGCGGTGCAGGCCGAGATCGGTCCGGGCGCGAGTGTCGGGCCGTACGCCTATCTGCGCCCCGGCAGCCGGCTCGCCGACAAGGCCAAGGTCGGCACGTTCGTCGAGACCAAGAACTCCGAGATCGGCGCGGGCTCGAAGGTGCCGCACCTGTCCTACGTCGGCGACGCGACGATCGGCGAGCACAGCAACATCGGCGCGGCATCGGTGTTCGTCAACTACGACGGCGTCGAGAAGCACCGCACGGTCATCGGCAGCCACGCCCGCACCGGCTCCGACAACATGTTCGTCGCCCCGGTCGAGGTGGGCGACGGGGCCTACACCGGCGCGGGCACGGTGGTCCGCCGCGACGTGCCGCCCGGCGCGCTCTCGGTGTCCGGCGGGCCGCAGCGGATCTTCGAGGGCTGGGTCGAATCCCGACGTCCCGGCACAGCTGCGGCGGAAGCGGCCCGCAGGGCGCGTGACCAACTGCACGAGAGCCAAGACGGTCATGCCGCCGCCGACGCTCCGGGTGATACTTCAAGCGAGTAA